The following DNA comes from Rhinolophus sinicus isolate RSC01 linkage group LG06, ASM3656204v1, whole genome shotgun sequence.
AAAGCTGGAGTAGCTAGGAACAGGGAACTGCTTGCCAAGTTTTTCCAGAGGTGAGGAAAGGCGAGCACTCACAAAATGTTTAAGGTGTACATTACATAGTTACTGCACTCAAACATTATAGCATGGGAGATTAGGCATACGTGTGTGTAAGTTACTAGGATAGGTTTAGAGAGAATACCGTATAAAGCTCCAAAGGAACCCACAATCTAGTTGGAAAGTCAGACGTGTAAGGGGAGGAACACCTTTTGATAATGCAAAATACTGGTAGCCAGTATAGTTTAATAGCTAAGACTATGGATTTAGGAGCCAAACTGCCTGAATTCAAATCCACACCTACCACTTAATAGCTGTTTGATTTTAGGTATTAATCCTTTTTTCATCATCTTAAACAGGATATTAACAGTGACTACCTCATAAAATTGTGAACTTAAAACAGTGCTTAACACTATTATACGAAAACGTGATACAATTGGAGGTCTCTTTGGATCATAGTTGTTAAACTTTTTACAGAGGCAGTATTTTAAGTTAGTATTTTTACTATAGAATTTTAATAGGCAGGAGAGGAGTGAAAAGAACATCTTTCTCCAAGGGGAAGAACAGCTTGATCAGTGAATCATGTATAGGAACTTGGCAGATATTGATATACCGGTAGATGAACAATGCAAATACCAAGTTGGGTTACAACCTGGTCAGCCACTAGTATCAGTTATAAGTTGAACATtgaatttatattcttatttactTCCAGCTACTTTCTTTGCATGTTTGAAGTCCAATAGACCTTTGCAAATGGCTAtgatgaattttaattatttcacagCCAAACCATGTATATACAGCTAACTCCTGTGCTAATTTCTACTTGTTTCTGATAAATGGCTGGTGTCCCCCTCCCCTCATTAGCTGTGCAGAGGTTCTTGCAGAGGAAGGAGAAGTCCATGTGGCATTGTGTAGAGGACAAGGTGGGACTCCTGCTGATAATCCCAGAAGAGAATGGCACAACAGTTGGCAAGTGGTTGCCATGGCAGCTCTGGGGGGATTCATTTTAAGTGATGTGCATCCCTTCAGCTGTGAGGCTGTGCCAGGGTACAAGTGCACTGGATATAGGTAAGTAATAACAGAAGTCTAAGCCTTTTCATCTCTctcactaataataaaaatatttcataggcAAACTTTTCCTTTGCCAATTTTCTGACTCAGTTTCTAGAAacacttgttttctttaatgACAGACTTCATACTTGGTATTTATTTTGCCAGGAGTCAAGATAAGTCCTTTCACATAGAAGGTGCTGTGAACCATATCTTCACCCAGAGCTTACCCTTTGAAGGTTTGCAACCAAGAGTCTTCAGGATCAAACTGGGTGGCCAGTGGTTTTCCTTTCCAGAACCAGAAGCACTTGCAGGAAAATTGAACAGGTAACTGTTATTTTACCAGAAATCACTCTGTCTCTAGCTGTGTCCCGATTGGCTTGATGGCAAGAATATATTGAACGAATGCTACATATACTGTTTATGATGTTAGTGCTGTGAATACTTGTCAATCTGGCCTCCATAACCctctttagaattaaaaattgttatattttctggTATATTGTAGGCATGATGGCTGTCAGAATTCTGAAACACATGATTTCTCTGTTTATGGTGGATGATTTCTTATCTCCTTTCAGGATCAACTTAcggataattcttttttattcagctATTTGTACTTTTAATTCTAGCTAATTAtaattacttattattttaagttaaaaatgtcattttgtgtTTAAACAGGGGTTTCCTAGAAGCATCTTCATGTCATCCTATCAAAACCATAAATGAGAAACTGATTGCTGAATTGGGCAAAGCTTTCCCTCTAAAACGGCTGACGTGCTCCTTCCCTTTGTTGCCACAGGGAGGCACCAGTGTTCTCACTTCCTGGAACTGTGATCTATCAGCAGCCTTTTGGGTTAATCTCCTTGAGGATAACTCAAATTCTGAGCCCCTAACTGGTGGGACAACACAAGACATGGAGAACTTTTTAGAGTCATTTTCTGAACTTAGCCTTCCCAAGAGCCCTGGAAGAGATGGTAAGGAAGAAGCTCATGAAGGAATCTATGGTCAAGCCAAGGTCTGCCTCAGACCTTCTCTCCTAGTTCATGTTCAGGCTATCATTCAAGCACCAGACTTCCTCCCAGGTTCTCTGCACATCCTCAGTGGACCTGTCTTTCGGAAGTGCCTCATCTTGCCTTTTACAATGCCAGCATTTCATGAGACTTTATTTATCCTTGGATTTAATCAAAATCTGAAGGATGGCTGTCTTCAGTCACTACTGGATCATTTGAAGGGCATTCTAGATAGCTTTCTGACTCAGACATTTCCGGAGGGCTCTAAACGGAGCAGTTCAGTGGAATTTGTCTTTCAACCAAATGGGAAAGATTATATGATTAATGTGAAGTGTCATAATTTTGGCCCAGATTTTGCCAAGGATCTGATTATTGGATCTGTCACCACACCTGCTACAAGCATTCTACACAAAGACCAGAgttttgtgtttgtgtctatAAACTTGGACCTATTAGCCATGCTTGTCTGGGGTATCTCTGACTGGAGGATGTTGTGGACCTTTGATAAACGTTTCCTGAATAATTTTATTCCTGGGAAAATAGAACCCTTTAAAAGCTATTCCCTATGTCCTCCATGCTTTGTGCATGATATTAGTTTTTGGTTAGATGAGAAAAAAGGATTTGATGAACTAGAGTTTCATACTGTGGCCCGAGCAGTGTCCCAGGACACTGTCATAGCCATACAATTCCTCAGTCGTTTTCAGCATCCCAAGACTGAACAGGTCAGTCTCTGCTATAGATTGACCTACCAGACCTGTGACAAGGCCCTTACCCAGCAGCAGGTAACATCAATGCAGTCCCAGTTTAGGAAAGAGATTCAACAACGACTACATGTGACACCTCGGTAGTTTAGTAAATTCATTTCTACAGTGTGATCCTCATGGGTGTGGGATGAAAAAGACCAATTTGTAACTGGTAGTCCTTTCTggactgttttttcttttttttaaaaaatattttatcttgtgACTATACCCACTGTTGATTATAAGGATACCTGTGACTCGGTCACTTAAACTTATAGACTATAATGTGATTAGTGATCTTTGGAGTTGTGCAGTATTTTGATCCTGAGTAATGgctaggaaaacaaacaaacaaataaaacaacatctTGTACTTTAGATGCTTTATTGCCAAAGAGACAATAGAACTTGAGTGCTCAtcgtatatatattaaaatacatcttccacattgtcattttctcttccctttataGTATCATTTCAGTAAATGAATTTATAAGAGTTGTttttagagtcagacagaccaACATTTATTAGCTTGGGTAAGTTGCAAGTGCTCCATAATAGTATTGGTATCATCATGATTTTTATTCTGTGGTTGACGACGGTTAAAGTCATGGAAATAATAAATGTCAGATTTAGAGTTCATACTTGCTTCTGTCTGACTCTACATACAGCCCATGTTCTTTCTGCCACTTCGTTACTGTACTCCTTCTCTAGTCTTTTTTCACAGTAATCTCTCAACTGTGATTCACTCGAAAGTTTGCCTGCCTAGATTCTGGGTCCTTCTGTTGTAAGCATCTCTAAGAGACACTGTGGGCTTGGCTCAGCCCAGGACTGAAGAATGGGGTACTCTAATGTGGATTCATGTATGTTCCTGTTAATAGTTAGGCTCCATTGATTGGAATTGTAAAGTTGTGAAGGAAATAACTGTctcattttttcttgtatttggAGAAAAGCACATCGGAAGGCAAGAatggaagcaaagaaacaaattagAAGGTTATTATGATATTGCAAACAAGAGATAATGGTGGCCTGGACCAGGGTGTAAGAAGTTGTTAGATTGGACATGCTGATGAATTAAATATACGTACATGGGTGGAGGGTGTGGAGTTAGAGAAATAGAGGAATCAAGAAGGATCCCTAGGTTTTTTGACCTGAGCACCTGGAAGACTAGAGTGTCATTAATGAATGGGAAAACTGGCATAGGAGTAAGTTTGGGGAATGAAGAATCAAGGGATCTCTTATGGACACATGTATTGCTTAGCTCTCTACATAGACTATAAACTAATTAAGGGCATATAATGTGATTTACAGCTTTCTTTTATCCTcaatagtgcctggtacattgaTGAGGTTACATTTGAGCTAGATCTTAAAGGCAGGGATTTCAAAGGAGGATTGTTAGGCAAGGAAGGGCGTGCATTCCAAGTAGAGGGCATATGAGCAGAGGTATAGATAAGGGAGCATTTGGGGCACTTTTCAAGCTAGTTGGAATGTAAAATGTGTATAGGAAGGTAGTGGGAGATAAGATTAGAAAAGCAGGTGGGGCTGGAGTTAGTTCATGAAAGACTGAATGCAAAAATAAGTTTGTACTTTATTTGGCaagcaataagaaaaatgtgAGTTTTGATTAAGAAAGTGACACGAGTCGTGCTTTTGAGAATTAACTGGACAGTGCTGCACAGGATGAATTTGAGATAGGAGATCCCTGTAAGGATGCTGTTGTAGTCCTAGGTAGAGGCAAAGAGGGGCTGGTGTTAGAGTGAAATGAAAAGGAGATGGATGTATGAGATATAGCTAGGCTGGGATGTCCAAACTTGGTAACTAATAATTGCACATGGAAATTGAGCAATATCATCAATCACCATTTTCAATACTTGGAAATTTTTAGTATGAAATCAACCTGAGACCCTGTCAAGTTTAGCATTCCCTCTATAAACTTGTTTTAATTACTGGTACAGAGCACCACAGGGTAGGAAGAGCTCTGTGATTGGGGGAGTGGGCACAGTGTCAGGAACTGGTGAATGAACCTTGGGAGTCACAGGCACGATATCATCTAGATGCCTGTATACTTATAAAAATGCCCATATGAAATCAAGAGCTTTCTCTTGATCTCTTTGTTGGAAGAGCATGGGCTTTGTAGTAAGTTCTGGTTTGGATTACGGCTCCTCGGTTGGGTTGGACCTGGGTTAGTATATGGCTCCACCATTTCCTAACTATGCaaccttgggcctcagtttccttcttgaTAAAACAAGGTTGTTATgagaatacaatttaaaaaggataaaaactgtaaaatgcttACCATTATGCTGTAGTAGCAATGGCAGTCACCGGTGTCTGGTTGAATTTGCTGCAcaaaatttcttcagtttttcattttccttattctaTATTCTGCCATTTGGGCTGTGTCTCTGAAGCAGTTAATTACAGGCTGTCCCTCCCACTCTTACTAAAATACAGAGAGGGCAACTTGTCAGTGACCTTTTAAGGACTTACCCTTTGATAGGCAGCTGTGCTATGATTTTTAACTGAATATTTACGCGTACTCACCTTGCAGTTGTTTAATtactttgtgatttcttttagATAGAGGAGCTGAAGGACGGTTTTTTTGTAGCAGTGAAGAATGCTGAAAAGTGAAGGAAGAGAGAGTTGGAGGGAGGAATGCCCAGCATTACAAGTATGTGGAAGGAGCAACTATGACGGTAAAAGTAAAGTCTCAGGTTCGATTTTTTTTCTACTCAGGGATTTGCCCCAATTGGTCCCATAACGCTGTAATTTGGTCTTGTCTGCGCATGTCAAGGTCTTTTGTCCCTCGGCGGACACCGTTTGCCAGCCAAAGCTATGTCTCCACGCTCGCCGCATTCGTAAGGTGCCGAATTCTACCCTTTTTCCCACGCAGGCCATGGCGGGCCGAGGGGCTCGGCAGCGCCTGAAGGGAAGCGGAGGCAGCGCCGGGGACACGGCCTCTGCCGCGGACAAACTGCGGGAGCTGCTGTGCAGCCGGGAAGCGGGCGGCGCGGAGCCCCGCACAGAGTAGGTGTGCGGTCGCGGTGGGGGCGTGGCCGGGCTGGTGGCGCCGCGAGAGGCTGACCCCGGGAGGGTCGCGCCGGCGCCGCGCTGGGCTTCGCTGGGGCGGGCCTTCTCGCCGGGAGGGCCGGGTTGCCTCTGCACCCACGTCCTTCCGCTCTTCCTGGGCGGGTCAGCGTTCGGTCTTCACCCCGTCATAGACACCCCACCTCTGGTCCCATGTTTTCTGTAAAGAAACCTGGGGTGCGGGTCTGTGAAGCTCCTGTCCCTGGTCCAGCCAGAGTGGGCTGGC
Coding sequences within:
- the FDXACB1 gene encoding ferredoxin-fold anticodon-binding domain-containing protein 1, coding for MAPRRLLLVGEGNFSFAAALSETLDPSTSLTATCLQHPTDLARDPVARENLQRLHERGTKIRFGVDCTQLADAFELHDREFDRIYFNFPHCGRKAGVARNRELLAKFFQSCAEVLAEEGEVHVALCRGQGGTPADNPRREWHNSWQVVAMAALGGFILSDVHPFSCEAVPGYKCTGYRSQDKSFHIEGAVNHIFTQSLPFEGLQPRVFRIKLGGQWFSFPEPEALAGKLNRGFLEASSCHPIKTINEKLIAELGKAFPLKRLTCSFPLLPQGGTSVLTSWNCDLSAAFWVNLLEDNSNSEPLTGGTTQDMENFLESFSELSLPKSPGRDGKEEAHEGIYGQAKVCLRPSLLVHVQAIIQAPDFLPGSLHILSGPVFRKCLILPFTMPAFHETLFILGFNQNLKDGCLQSLLDHLKGILDSFLTQTFPEGSKRSSSVEFVFQPNGKDYMINVKCHNFGPDFAKDLIIGSVTTPATSILHKDQSFVFVSINLDLLAMLVWGISDWRMLWTFDKRFLNNFIPGKIEPFKSYSLCPPCFVHDISFWLDEKKGFDELEFHTVARAVSQDTVIAIQFLSRFQHPKTEQVSLCYRLTYQTCDKALTQQQVTSMQSQFRKEIQQRLHVTPR